One region of Priestia megaterium genomic DNA includes:
- a CDS encoding carbamoyl phosphate synthase large subunit, protein MPKDQTLKKILVIGSGPIVIGQAAEFDYSGTQACLSLKEEGYEVILINNNPATIMTDTHVADRIYFEPLTVDCVEKIIAKEKPDGLLATLGGQTGLNLALELHEQNILPKYDVKLLGTPIESIKKGESREEFRALMNELNEPVPESEVVTKVEEALAFAEKIGFPVIVRPAYTLGGTGGGIAHSMEELEKLSASGLRESAITQCLIEKSIAGFKEVEYEVMRDENNTCITICNMENIDPVGVHTGDSVVVAPSQTLTDVEYQMLRSASVKIISSLGIIGGCNIQFALDPKSKQYYLIEVNPRVSRSSALASKATGYPIAKIAAKLSVGYTLHELLNPVTGDTYASFEPALDYVVVKFPRWPFDKFFYAERTLGTQMKATGEVMAIDRNFTRSFQKALSSLEIDLQGLEVEELQELSTDELKSKLGEQSDERIFVILELLRRGTTPEYIHEVTQIDYFYLTHFTQLIKMEASLKEVRFDSITAEHFKQVKEHGFTDAYLASVWNVPELDVRAKRKALHITPSYKMVDTCAAEFESSTAYFYSSYYGESEIEPSTNKKVAIIGSGPIRIGQGVEFDYSSVHGVLALEKEGYETILINNNPETVSTDFEVADRLYFEPVTVEDVLNVLDAENVTDVIVQYGGQTAISLVKGLEEAGVNLLGITNDVIDALEDRDLFYKLLDDCDIPHIPGEMAKDEQELVQKAKAMGFPLLIRPSYVIGGKGMLTIQNETELQACLPAIKASHFPMLIDAYFPGKEAEIDVVADGKDVLIPTIVEHIEKAGVHSGDSYALLPAKTVEAAHKEKMVSYAQKIVNKLQYKGIMNIQYVIYNDEVYMLEVNPRASRTVPVVSKVCNTPLVSLSTQILLGKSLSEISEKLGLLPDPAYTTIKFPVFSTSKLSGVDPLVGPEMKSTGEGIAISSTIEEAAKKVFHQYVLSKKGAAEVYINGEAQGLEELAQSAGLTLVKDKEVSEWVKTKEALLYVSLQPEDKESRMSALKHGLMVMTEAETASLFFQSFQVDEYHVSSLQEWFQKTKKEVTVS, encoded by the coding sequence ATGCCTAAAGACCAAACATTAAAAAAGATTTTAGTAATCGGATCAGGACCAATCGTAATTGGGCAAGCAGCAGAATTTGATTATTCAGGAACTCAGGCATGCTTGTCATTAAAAGAAGAAGGTTATGAAGTTATCTTAATCAATAATAATCCAGCTACGATTATGACGGACACTCACGTAGCAGATCGAATCTATTTTGAACCATTAACAGTAGACTGCGTAGAGAAAATTATTGCAAAAGAAAAGCCGGATGGTTTGTTAGCTACATTAGGCGGACAGACGGGTTTAAACTTAGCCCTTGAGCTTCATGAACAAAATATTTTGCCAAAATACGATGTGAAACTTTTAGGAACACCGATTGAATCAATCAAAAAAGGTGAAAGCCGTGAAGAGTTCCGTGCATTAATGAATGAACTAAATGAACCGGTGCCGGAAAGTGAAGTTGTCACAAAAGTAGAAGAAGCATTAGCTTTTGCCGAGAAAATTGGTTTTCCTGTTATTGTACGTCCTGCTTATACGTTAGGCGGAACGGGCGGAGGAATTGCTCATTCTATGGAAGAACTTGAAAAACTTTCAGCGTCAGGTTTACGTGAAAGTGCTATTACTCAATGCTTAATTGAAAAAAGCATCGCTGGATTTAAAGAGGTTGAGTACGAGGTTATGCGTGACGAGAACAATACGTGCATTACAATTTGTAACATGGAAAATATTGATCCCGTGGGTGTTCATACTGGAGATTCGGTAGTTGTTGCTCCTTCTCAAACGTTAACCGACGTGGAATATCAAATGCTTCGTTCGGCTTCAGTTAAAATTATTTCATCGCTTGGCATTATTGGAGGTTGCAACATTCAGTTTGCGCTTGATCCAAAAAGCAAGCAGTACTATTTAATTGAAGTAAATCCGCGTGTGAGCCGTTCGTCTGCTCTTGCATCAAAAGCAACGGGCTATCCGATTGCTAAAATTGCTGCAAAACTATCAGTAGGCTACACGCTTCATGAGTTATTAAATCCTGTAACAGGAGACACATATGCAAGCTTCGAACCAGCTCTTGACTATGTAGTAGTGAAATTTCCAAGATGGCCGTTTGACAAGTTTTTCTACGCGGAGAGAACGCTTGGCACGCAAATGAAAGCAACTGGAGAAGTAATGGCTATTGACCGTAACTTTACACGTAGCTTCCAAAAGGCACTGTCTTCTTTAGAAATTGATTTACAAGGATTGGAAGTAGAAGAACTGCAAGAACTTTCAACGGATGAATTAAAAAGCAAGCTTGGCGAACAAAGCGATGAGCGTATTTTTGTTATCCTTGAGCTTTTACGTCGCGGTACAACGCCTGAGTATATCCATGAAGTAACGCAAATTGATTATTTCTATTTAACACACTTTACGCAGCTGATTAAAATGGAAGCCTCTTTGAAGGAAGTACGTTTTGATTCCATTACAGCTGAACACTTCAAGCAAGTGAAGGAGCATGGTTTTACAGATGCGTATCTAGCAAGCGTATGGAACGTGCCAGAGCTTGACGTAAGAGCGAAACGTAAAGCACTACATATTACGCCAAGCTACAAAATGGTAGATACATGTGCAGCGGAGTTCGAATCCTCTACGGCTTATTTCTACTCTAGTTATTATGGCGAGAGTGAGATTGAACCATCAACGAATAAAAAAGTTGCGATTATCGGTTCTGGACCGATTCGTATCGGCCAAGGAGTAGAATTTGACTACAGCTCTGTACACGGTGTGTTAGCTCTTGAAAAAGAAGGATACGAAACAATTTTAATTAACAACAATCCAGAAACGGTAAGTACGGATTTTGAAGTAGCAGACCGCTTATATTTTGAACCTGTAACAGTAGAAGATGTGCTAAACGTTCTTGATGCTGAAAATGTGACGGATGTAATTGTTCAATACGGAGGTCAAACGGCTATTTCGCTTGTTAAAGGGCTAGAAGAAGCTGGCGTCAATTTACTAGGGATTACAAATGATGTTATTGATGCACTTGAAGATCGCGACCTGTTTTATAAGCTCTTAGACGACTGTGATATTCCGCATATCCCAGGTGAAATGGCGAAAGATGAGCAAGAACTTGTACAAAAAGCAAAAGCTATGGGATTCCCATTACTTATTCGTCCTTCTTACGTCATTGGCGGAAAAGGAATGCTGACAATTCAAAATGAAACGGAGCTGCAGGCTTGTTTACCAGCTATTAAAGCGTCTCATTTCCCAATGCTTATTGATGCTTACTTCCCTGGAAAAGAAGCAGAAATTGATGTTGTAGCAGACGGAAAAGATGTGTTGATTCCGACAATCGTTGAACATATTGAAAAAGCCGGCGTTCATTCAGGAGACAGCTATGCGCTTTTACCAGCAAAAACAGTAGAAGCAGCACATAAAGAAAAAATGGTGAGCTACGCTCAAAAAATTGTAAACAAACTTCAATATAAAGGGATTATGAATATCCAATATGTTATTTACAACGATGAAGTCTACATGCTGGAAGTTAATCCGCGTGCCAGCCGTACAGTGCCTGTAGTAAGCAAAGTGTGCAACACGCCGCTTGTTTCGCTATCAACTCAAATATTGCTTGGGAAATCATTGTCGGAAATTAGCGAGAAGCTAGGTTTATTGCCGGATCCGGCTTATACAACTATTAAGTTTCCAGTGTTTTCGACAAGTAAATTATCAGGAGTTGATCCGCTTGTTGGACCAGAAATGAAGTCAACTGGTGAAGGAATTGCGATTTCTTCAACGATTGAAGAAGCAGCAAAAAAAGTATTCCATCAGTATGTGTTAAGTAAAAAAGGTGCTGCAGAAGTGTATATTAACGGAGAAGCACAGGGCCTTGAAGAACTTGCGCAAAGCGCGGGATTAACTCTTGTTAAAGATAAAGAAGTTAGTGAATGGGTAAAAACGAAAGAAGCTTTATTATATGTAAGTTTACAGCCTGAAGATAAAGAAAGCCGTATGTCAGCATTAAAACACGGTTTAATGGTTATGACGGAGGCAGAAACGGCTTCGCTATTTTTCCAATCGTTCCAAGTCGATGAATATCACGTTTCATCACTACAAGAATGGTTTCAAAAAACTAAAAAGGAAGTGACAGTATCATGA